From the Rutidosis leptorrhynchoides isolate AG116_Rl617_1_P2 unplaced genomic scaffold, CSIRO_AGI_Rlap_v1 contig515, whole genome shotgun sequence genome, one window contains:
- the LOC139884175 gene encoding DNA-damage-repair/toleration protein 111-like, protein MLGGLYGDLPPPSDEDKPTAASTNVWSSATKMAPSTLRKPAFTPQTVLKPNRTLISSKLPSASNAAANTTSFSVSSALPSDEISALQPAFVGATSAVVDEYDPARPNDYEEYRRERKKKQVEEETRRELERRRQEEEERERERERERMRERSELSISGEEAWKRRAAMSSGGRGGRGRSPSPTDENVEGASGGGGVGGFSIGKSETSGLGVGAGGQMTAAQRMMAKMGWKQGQGLGKQEQGITTPLMAKKTDKRAGVIVNASENTKAADKKVKGVNFNGPPTRVLMLRNMVGPGEVDDELEDEVASECAKYGTVTRVLIFEITEPNFPSEEAVRIFIQFERSEETTKAYIDLDGRFFGGRVVRAAFYSEERFGKNELAPLPGEVPGFF, encoded by the exons ATGCTCGGTGGATTGTACGGAGACCTCCCTCCACCGTCCGACGAGGACAAGCCCACCGCCGCTTCGACCAATGTGTGGTCTAGTGCGACCAAGATGGCTCCATCGACGCTGCGTAAACCCGCTTTTACGCCGCAGACTGTGCTTAAACCCAATAGAACCTTGATCAGCTCTAAACTGCCATCTGCCTCCAATGCCGCCGCCAACACAACTAGCTTTTCCGTGTCATCGGCGCTGCCTTCGGATGAGATTTCCGCCCTTCAACCCGCGTTTGTTGGTGCTACTTCTGCAGTCGTCGACGAATACGACCCTGCGAGACCGAACGATTATGAGGAGTATaggagagagaggaagaagaagcaGGTGGAGGAGGAGACTAGGAGAGAATTGGAGAGGAGGAGGCAAGAGGAGgaggagagagaaagagagagggaAAGAGAAAGGATGAGAGAGAGATCGGAGTTGAGTATTTCGGGAGAAGAGGCTTGGAAAAGGCGTGCAGCTATGAGTAGCGGTGGTAGAGGAGGCAGGGGAAGGTCGCCGTCGCCAACTGATGAGAATGTGGAGGGTGCTAGTGGTGGTGGCGGAGTGGGAGGTTTTAGTATAGGAAAGTCTGAGACGAGCGGTTTAGGTGTAGGAGCTGGTGGTCAGATGACGGCCGCACAGAGGATGATGGCGAAAATGGGATGGAAGCAAGGACAAGGTTTGGGAAAGCAAGAGCAGGGGATTACTACACCATTAATGGCGAAGAAGACAGATAAGAGAGCTGGAGTCATTGTTAATGCTAGTGAGAATACCAAGGCCGCAGACAAGAAGGTCAAGGGTGTCAATTTCAATGGGCCACCAACTAGGGTGTTAATGCTTAGAAACATG GTGGGCCCTGGCGAGGTTGACGATGAGCTAGAGGATGAAGTTGCATCTGAGTGTGCAAAGTACGGCACAGTGACAAGGGTTCTTATATTTGAGATAACTGAGCCAAATTTCCCTTCTGAGGAAGCCGTCAGAATTTTCATTCAGTTCGAGAGATCAGAAGAAACCACAAAAGCATATATTGACCTTGATGGTAGGTTTTTCGGCGGTAGAGTTGTGCGAGCTGCTTTTTACAGTGAAGAAAGATTCGGTAAAAATGAGTTAGCCCCATTGCCTGGGGAAGTGCCTGGTTTCTTTTAA